The genomic segment ATGCAGTGCAACACAACGGTGCAGGGGTTCACCGGCACCACCGAAGTGGACCTCGCCCTGCCCTGCACGTACGACTTCGACGTGATCGGCTCCCGTTATCTGCATGCTCTCGGCGAGGGCTCGGTGCCGCTGACCCTGCTCTTCTCGGGCACGGTGTTCACCAAGGGGACCGCCGGCTTCGGGGTACGGCAGGTGCCCTGGGACTGCGAGGCCCGCCATCAGATGCCGGTCACGGTGTGGCGGCGGATGATCGCGTCCTACTTCCCCAACTCCGGCTGGATCAGATTGGACCAGGACGTGCTCGACCGCATCGCCGACTTCCGCGCCAGGCGCGGGCTGATCAGTTGGGACGAGACCGTGCGCACCCTGCTGGCCGACATCGGCGAGGTGGTCCCGTGAACGCGCTGAGCCCCGCCGGACCGGTGAGCCTCGATCACGTCCGCACGATCGCCGACGCGGTGCTCTACGAGGGCTATCTGCTCTACCCGTACCGGGCGAGTTCGCACAAGAACCAGTCACGCTGGCAGTTCGGAGTCCTCGGGCCGCCGTCCGCGTCCGCCGCGAGCTTCAGCGAGGATCCGGGCCTGGAGATGCAGTGCCTGCTCACGGCTCCGCACGAGCCGCCCGGTGGCGTCACGATCCATCTGCGCTTCCTCCAGCTGCAGGTCCGCGAAGTGCAACGGCGCGACGAGGACGGCGGCTACACCCCGGTCGAGCAGCTCGTCGTGGACGGTGTGTCGGTGCTGAGCTGGGACGAGGCGGTGGAGCGGGAAGTCACGCTGCCCGCACTCGCCTGGAACCAGGAGCTCGATCAGCTGCACCGCGTCACCGGCGGATCGGAGACCGAACCCCTGACGGACCTGAGCGGCGCCGAGGTGGGCCGCATCGTGCGCCGCCGGCAGCCACTGGCGGCCCGGATCCGTACCCGCTGGACGGCCGACGACGGATTCGTCCGGCTGTCGGTGTCGGTGGACAACGAGCACCCGGACACCGCCTCCGACAAGGACTCCGCGATCCGCGCCTCGCTGATCGGCTCGCACCTGCTCCTGCAGGCACACGGGGCCGGGTTCGTCTCCCTGCTCGAGCCCGCCGCCGAGGCGGCCGGTGCGGCCGGCCGCTGCCGGCAGCGGCGGTGCTGGCCGGTGCTGGCCGGCCCGAGCGGGTCCACCGACACCGTGCTGGGTGCGCCCATCATCCTGTACGACTACCCGGAGGTGGCGGAACAGAGCGCCGGCGCCCTGTTCGACTCCACCGAGATCGACGAGATCCTGACGCTTCGTG from the Streptomyces sp. RKAG293 genome contains:
- a CDS encoding DUF6084 family protein, whose product is MSGLGFSVLDVVAEPYAVAPQLTARLRIEEDSGERIHAIVLRCQVRIEPQRRHYDAAEQDGLRGLFGDRERWSDTLKPFLWMQCNTTVQGFTGTTEVDLALPCTYDFDVIGSRYLHALGEGSVPLTLLFSGTVFTKGTAGFGVRQVPWDCEARHQMPVTVWRRMIASYFPNSGWIRLDQDVLDRIADFRARRGLISWDETVRTLLADIGEVVP